A genome region from Tolypothrix sp. PCC 7712 includes the following:
- the hpsB gene encoding hormogonium polysaccharide secretion pseudopilin HpsB — MIHYKQQQVSTSNQSGFTIIESLVAMVVVSILMAAIAPVIILSVATRVQAKRIESATDAAKSYIDGVRSGVITTPDSPITDSTTIANYAAPTVGSLTCGAGSGYCSSPANNLYCVSVDGNACTTTNANNFVIQAIRLNSATETTGGSTTNITDPAKGYQLGIRVYRANGFSSDGGDLKKAPNKQATFTGGLGDRKTPLVEMTTEITKGVTFSDFCQRLQQTNPQSTCS, encoded by the coding sequence ATGATTCATTACAAACAGCAACAAGTATCTACTTCTAATCAATCAGGGTTTACCATCATTGAGTCTTTGGTGGCTATGGTAGTTGTTTCTATTTTAATGGCAGCGATCGCGCCTGTGATTATCTTATCTGTAGCAACCAGAGTACAAGCAAAGCGGATTGAGTCTGCAACTGACGCTGCCAAAAGCTACATTGATGGTGTCCGATCTGGAGTAATTACTACTCCAGATTCTCCAATTACAGATAGCACAACTATCGCAAACTATGCTGCTCCTACAGTGGGGAGTTTAACCTGTGGTGCTGGTAGTGGTTACTGTTCTTCACCTGCAAATAATTTATACTGCGTTTCGGTTGATGGTAATGCTTGTACTACTACTAATGCCAACAATTTTGTAATTCAGGCGATTCGGTTGAATAGTGCTACTGAGACTACTGGCGGTTCTACTACTAATATTACTGATCCTGCGAAGGGCTACCAGTTAGGAATACGTGTTTACCGAGCAAATGGTTTTAGTAGCGACGGCGGGGACTTGAAAAAAGCACCTAATAAACAAGCAACTTTTACTGGGGGATTAGGCGATCGCAAAACGCCATTAGTAGAAATGACAACAGAAATTACAAAAGGAGTAACATTTAGTGATTTTTGCCAGCGTTTACAACAAACTAATCCGCAATCTACATGTTCTTAG